GCATCGCCGGCGGTCACGTGGGCATCACGGGCTTCCTGAACCGCAGGATGTGGAGCCTGGGCAAAGTGCCTGTCCTCTCCTACTTCCGCGGACTTCCGGGCTCCATGGGCGACATCGTGAAGCTCCTGGGCAAGGAGGACATCATTCCCGCCAAGGCCGACAAGCTGGTCTTCATCCTGGCGCCGGCCCTGAGCTTCGTGGCCGCGGTGGCGGTCTTCGCGACGGTGAGCTTCGTGCCCGGGACCTTCTTCACCCTGCCCCAGTGGGTGCCCCTGGTGGGGGGGCTGCCGGTGACCGGCGGTCTGGCGGATGTGAACGTGGGTCTGCTCTGGATCCTGGGCATGGCCACGGTGGGCGTCTACGGCATCGTGCTGGCGGGCTGGGCCTCCAACTCCAAGTACCCCCTGCTGGGGGGGCTCCGGAGTGCCGCCCAGGTGGTGAGCTACGAGGTCCCTCTGACCCTCAGCCTCCTGGCGCCGGTGGTCATCTCCGGCAGCCTGCGCTTCAGCGGGATCTGTCAGGTCATGGCCCTGGATGTCCCCCTCTGGGCCCTGATCCCCCAGGGTATCGGCTGCCTCATCTACCTTACCTGCGGCTTCGCTGAGACCAACCGCGTGCCCTTCGATATGCCCGAGGCGGAGAACGAGCTGGTGGCGGGCTTCCACACCGAATACTCGGGCATGAAGTTCGGCTTCTTCTACCTCGCGGAGTACATCAACATGGCCGTGGTCTCGGCCCTGGCTGCGGGCTTCTTCCTGGGCGGACCCTGGCTCCTGCCCCTGGGGCTCCAGGGGATCCTGATCAACGCCAATCAGGCTGCCATGCCCGCCTGGCTCTTCATGCTGGTCGGGGAGCCCCACGCCCTCTTCTTCCTCGTGAAGATCATCTTCCTGCTCTTCGTCTTTATCTGGGTCCGCGGCACCATCCCCCGCTACCGCTACGACCAGGTCATGCTCGTGGGCTGGAAGTGGCTCATTCCTCTGAGTCTGGTGAATCTGGTGCTGGCCTGCGCCGTCCGGCTGGCGATGTGAGGGTGCCATGAAGAACTTCCTCAAGACCCTCATCCCCCTCGATATCGCCAAGGGCCTGGGCCTCACCGGGGCCTACTTCCTGAAGGTCTTCTTCAGGGCCGACCGTGCCCGCAAGCTGCCCCATGTCACCTCCGAGTACCCCGAGGTGCCGGTCAAGCTGGAGCCCCGCTTCCGGGGGCGGGTGCAGCTGATCGCGGATGAGGCCGGCGATCCCAAGTGCGTCTGCTGCATGGCCTGCGCCAAGGCCTGCCCCACCGGGGCGATCCACATCACGGCGGGGCAGAAGGAGGGGCGCAAGACCCGCATCCCCCTTCGCTGGGACTACGAACTGGACCGTTGCGTCCACTGTGCCTTCTGCGTGGACGCCTGTGCTTTCCAC
The sequence above is drawn from the uncultured Holophaga sp. genome and encodes:
- a CDS encoding complex I subunit 1 family protein; the protein is MQTLTLTQSLAISLIQCLLVVVFIFVVVPLTVFAERKVLGYLQQRLGLTRIAGGHVGITGFLNRRMWSLGKVPVLSYFRGLPGSMGDIVKLLGKEDIIPAKADKLVFILAPALSFVAAVAVFATVSFVPGTFFTLPQWVPLVGGLPVTGGLADVNVGLLWILGMATVGVYGIVLAGWASNSKYPLLGGLRSAAQVVSYEVPLTLSLLAPVVISGSLRFSGICQVMALDVPLWALIPQGIGCLIYLTCGFAETNRVPFDMPEAENELVAGFHTEYSGMKFGFFYLAEYINMAVVSALAAGFFLGGPWLLPLGLQGILINANQAAMPAWLFMLVGEPHALFFLVKIIFLLFVFIWVRGTIPRYRYDQVMLVGWKWLIPLSLVNLVLACAVRLAM
- a CDS encoding 4Fe-4S dicluster domain-containing protein, with amino-acid sequence MKNFLKTLIPLDIAKGLGLTGAYFLKVFFRADRARKLPHVTSEYPEVPVKLEPRFRGRVQLIADEAGDPKCVCCMACAKACPTGAIHITAGQKEGRKTRIPLRWDYELDRCVHCAFCVDACAFHAIRLNDQFELSVYDRDDLFIGLHGAHTILEPSPVGRFSYSDEA